A portion of the Musa acuminata AAA Group cultivar baxijiao chromosome BXJ1-1, Cavendish_Baxijiao_AAA, whole genome shotgun sequence genome contains these proteins:
- the LOC103997838 gene encoding inactive protein RESTRICTED TEV MOVEMENT 2-like — protein sequence MDGRWSRFRKEFRVPENCVLDKISAKFENGLLHLVFPKSITKLSRPDDGSIRKQGGEEETEKVGKQEKDQVKEDKPGDGEKKAAARAASRGVGLRLRKMKLEMGGQERELRDTRKGLMLALAVAAVVSVGVGLYLNHKLTSAHTINISMLIF from the coding sequence ATGGACGGCCGGTGGAGCCGCTTCCGCAAGGAATTCCGAGTGCCGGAGAACTGCGTCCTCGACAAGATCAGTGCCAAGTTCGAGAACGGACTTCTTCATCTTGTCTTCCCCAAGTCCATCACCAAACTTTCTCGGCCAGACGACGGCAGCATCAGGAAACAAGGTGGGGAGGAGGAGACTGAGAAGGTTGGGAAACAAGAGAAGGATCAGGTCAAGGAGGATAAACCAGGGGATGGCGAGAAGAAAGCAGCAGCTCGGGCGGCTAGCCGTGGTGTTGGATTAAGGCTGAGGAAGATGAAGCTTGAGATGGGCGGACAGGAACGTGAACTGCGCGACACCAGGAAGGGGCTCATGCTGGCTTTGGCCGTGGCTGCTGTGGTTTCAGTCGGGGTGGGATTGTATCTGAATCATAAGCTGACTTCCGCACACACAATTAATATATCGatgcttatattttaa
- the LOC135675129 gene encoding granule-bound starch synthase 2, chloroplastic/amyloplastic-like, whose product MFSHCLASPPALPPTSCSGVACRFPRNGTPLICSPFSASNTRRNHNSYNGSACTVRFLNAVYHGLLVGLVPNTQKNGRLLLGVGRSISSERQEDSDEDDREITVNTIQTAIVLSKEVLTIQRSLLNQIVERRELASSTKDSVGTKEKEPASYNQSNSSFSNLDGGNNGELQRTNDSWTSSDYVQSTEAGIVDEVEEPINGSEVEQSMADALGLLREANLEQSQLTEQTTAVQSTEAGVVNEVEKPISGLEVQQSMADALGLLRETNLEQSQPHVTLPALPDKSNSYVMKDENLEVSAVTIVQALDEQQEESLKQGILDSSPVANPNAMNVIVVAAECAPWSKTGGLGDVVGELPKALARRGHRVMVVAPKYGNYAEPKGVGVLKRYKVDGQDLEVTYYHAYIDCVDFVFIDSPVFRHIENDIYGGNRRDILKRMVLLCRAAVEVPWHIPCGGVCYGDGNLVFIANDWHTSLLPVYLKAYYRDMGLMKYARCVLVIHNIAYQGRGPVDDFSLVDLPDHYLDLFKFYDPVGGEHFNIFAAGLKTADRVVTVSHGYAWELKTPEGGWGLHEIISDNDWKFRGIVNGISTESWNPNSDVYLTSDGYTNFSLETLQLGKAQCKASLQRELGLPVLGDVPIIAFIGRLDYQKGVDLIAEARPWLVGQDLQIVMLGTGRRDLEDMIRGIESAHRDKARAWIGFSVKMAHRITAGADILLMPSRFEPCGLNQLYAMMYGTVPVVHSVGGLRDTVQQFDPLNDVGLGWTFERAEANRMIQALQHCLDTYRNHKKSWERLQVRGMIQDLSWDNAAQRYEEVLIAAKYQW is encoded by the exons ATGTTCTCCCACTGCCTCGCCTCTCCGCCGGCGCTGCCGCCGACGTCATGCAGCGGGGTCGCGTGCCGTTTCCCTCGCAATGGGACGCCTCTCATCTGTTCTCCTTTTTCCGCT AGCAATACCCGACGCAATCACAACAGTTATAATGGAAGTGCTTGCACGGTGAGGTTTCTGAATGCTGTCTACCATGGACTATTGGTGGGTTTAGTTCCAAACACCCAAAAGAATGGAAggcttctattaggagttggaagAAGCATCAGTTCTGAAAGACAAGAGGATAGTGATGAGGATGATAGGGAGATCACTGTTAATACAATCCAGACTGCCATCGTACTGAGCAAGGAGGTTCTGACCATACAGAGGAGCCTCCTGAACCAG ATTGTTGAAAGGAGAGAACTAGCATCATCCACAAAAGATAGTGTTGGTACGAAAGAAAAGGAACCAGCTTCTTACAATCAGAGTAATAGTTCTTTCTCAAACCTTGATGGAGGTAACAATGGAGAGCTTCAGAGAACAAATGACTCTTGGACTTCCTCTGATTATGTTCAGTCAACTGAAGCTGGTATTGTTGATGAGGTGGAAGAACCCATAAATGGCTCAGAAGTTGAACAATCCATGGCTGACGCTCTTGGGCTACTAAGAGAAGCCAACTTAGAGCAATCTCAGTTGACTGAACAAACTACCGCTGTTCAGTCAACTGAAGCTGGTGTTGTTAATGAGGTGGAGAAACCCATAAGTGGTTTAGAAGTTCAACAATCCATGGCCGATGCTCTTGGGCTACTAAGAGAAACCAACTTGGAGCAATCTCAGCCTCATGTTACACTCCCAGCTCTTCCTGACAAGTCTAATTCTTATGTTATGAAAGATGAGAACCTTGAGGTCTCTGCAGTAACAATTGTCCAAGCTTTGGACGAGCAACAAGAGGAGTCACTGAAGCAAGGAATCTTGGACTCTTCTCCTGTGGCTAACCCAAATGCCATGAATGTCATAGTGGTAGCTGCGGAATGTGCTCCATGGTCCAAAACAG GTGGGCTTGGAGATGTTGTTGGAGAGTTACCTAAGGCCTTGGCCAGGAGAGGGCATCGAGTTATG GTAGTGGCACCAAAGTATGGTAATTATGCTGAACCCAAAGGAGTAGGAGTTCTGAAAAGGTACAAGGTTGATGGGCAG GACTTGGAGGTTACTTATTATCATGCCTACATTGATTGTGTTGACTTTGTCTTTATCGATAGTCCTGTTTTTCGCCACATTGAAAATGATATATATGGTGGAAACCGACGG GATATTCTGAAACGGATGGTTTTATTGTGCAGGGCAGCAGTTGAG GTTCCCTGGCACATTCCATGTGGTGGTGTCTGCTATGGAGATGGGAACTTGGTTTTTATTGCAAATGATTGGCATACTTCCCTGCTTCCTGTTTATTTAAAGGCATATTATCGTGATATGGGGTTGATGAAGTATGCCCGATGTGTGTTGGTGATACACAACATAGCTTACCAG GGCCGTGGTCCAGTTGACGACTTCTCCCTTGTGGATTTGCCAGATCACTACTTAGACCTTTTCAAATTCTATGATCCTGTTGGAGGTGAACATTTCAATATATTTGCAGCTGGTTTAAAAACTGCCGACCGTGTGGTTACTGTTAGCCATGGTTATGCTTGGGAACTAAAAACACCCGAAGGTGGCTGGGGCCTGCATGAAATCATTAGTGATAATGACTGGAAATTTCGAGGTATTGTTAATGGGATTAGTACAGAAAGTTGGAACCCTAATTCCGATGTGTACCTAACTTCTGATGGTTACACCAACTTCTCTTTGGAAACTCTTCAATTGGGCAAGGCCCAATGCAAGGCTTCTTTGCAACGTGAGCTTGGTCTGCCAGTCCTGGGTGATGTTCCTATCATTGCCTTTATTGGGAGATTGGACTATCAGAAAGGCGTAGATCTCATAGCAGAGGCCAGGCCATGGCTTGTCGGTCAGGATCTACAGATAGTCATGCTGGGCACAGGAAGGCGAGACCTCGAAGATATGATTCGGGGAATCGAAAGCGCACATCGCGACAAGGCCAGGGCATGGATTGGGTTTTCTGTGAAGATGGCTCATCGAATCACAGCGGGTGCTGACATCCTACTGATGCCATCAAGATTCGAGCCTTGTGGACTGAACCAACTTTATGCGATGATGTACGGAACTGTTCCTGTGGTGCATTCTGTCGGTGGTCTAAGAGACACTGTGCAACAGTTTGATCCACTCAATGATGTAGGCTTGGGTTGGACCTTTGAAAGGGCAGAGGCAAATAGGATGATACaggcactgcagcattgtttagaCACATACAGAAACCACAAGAAGAGTTGGGAGAGACTGCAGGTACGAGGGATGATACAAGACCTTAGTTGGGATAATGCTGCTCAGCGCTACGAAGAAGTCCTTATTGCGGCCAAGTACCAATGGTGA